aatacacaataataataatcagtgttgtaaaaatcgcgactaggcgacgattagtcggcgattaatcgctagtcgtccAGTTACTGAGTAAATTTCTTAAATCGGTCTATTACCCGACTAGGCAcgactaggtccgactaggcAAGCCAAAAGTCGACGATTCCAGCAAAAAACCtgtatattccggccaaaacctctaaattccggtcagtttccaaccaaatcatttgaattccaacaattaatcatgtatacttaaataaatgagttgagtaagatttaaaacctagctacttaaaatatttacctataaaaatgtatatatttatacataaaactgaaaattacatataaaaaacccgatccgattaatcctgattaatcccgagtaatcccgagtagtcgctagtccccacttcaccggccgactagcgactagcgagttctccaaccttgataataataataataataataataataataataataataataataataataataataataataataataataataataataataataataataataataattcattccattcacacatggtaaccaaacaagacatgaaaTGGTAATCATCCATtacattccctcgtccattccattacctcgtccattctattccttcgtccattccactaccccataccaaacagacccttaacGTTTAAAGCTAACCTGGTTAGTACTAAAaatgattgtgactgtaattattgaacaCAGGACGAAAAATGTACCCAATAAATTAATTCAATACGGAGATATGGGTTATCCTGACGGACTTAATAATTTTATGAAATGAAGCCGAGCTAAATGAATTCGAGTTTTTAACAACTAGTTGATAGGGAAACTCGGGAGTAGCCAAAAGTTGGAACATATAATTTATCTAACGTCGTTAAACGAAGAATCCACATCGGAACGAAACTAAAAATGAAGTAAAAAGCAAAATTGAAAAGAAAACGATAGTAACGAGAGGGATGTTGGTGAAAACTTGGAATAGATCTACAGTATTGACCACCTTTTGTCTGCTTTCTTGACTTCCATCCTCTCCATACACCAGCAGTCAGTCAGTCATTATAGCTAATCTGTAAGTTCCAGTTCCACCCTTACTTACTTTTATGGTAGATTTCCACTTGATTTCTCTGATTGGATTCAAAGGGTGGTTGTTGATTTCAGTCTGTTAGCAGTTGAAAATGTCTGTTAGCTGAAGCTTTGATCAATGCTAGTGAATGTAGATTAGAGGGTTTTTGGTTAGAATTTAGAAATCATGAGGAGAACATTGTCCCCCGTGCCTAGACCAGGGACTTCATTAGGAGGAGGAGGAGAATCAACTTCAGTTGCAGTTGCAATTGGTTCTCCACTCTCCAAGTGCAATCATGACCCTTCTTCATCTTTTGCATCAACACAATACGGTTTCTTCGTGCTAAATCTTTTCCCCAAAACTAGTTCCAGATCTTTAGAGAAGCAAAAGCCCAAAGGGAATGCTTGGAGGAGGCCATTTTTCCATTTCTTTTTATGTTTTCTTGTTGGGGTTTTTCTTGGATTTACGCCTATTGTTTCATTAACAACGTCCACCTATGTCCACTCCAGAAGCCAAGCGTTTTCGTTTCAGCAACTTGGGAAGGTTCAGTTGTATGATGTTGTTAATCATGTCATGTCTGCAAACATGTTGAAGAATGATTCTGTGAAGCAAGAAAGCCAGACGCTTGAGACGGGTTTTGGAAAGTTTTTGATAATTGTGACCACTACCCCGACGAGGGGGTATTACCTTCATCGTTTGGCGCATACGTTGAAGACGGTAGAGCCGCCTTTGTTGTGGGTGGTTGTGGAAATGACGAGGCAGTCAAGGGAAACGTCTGAAATTTTGAGGAAAAGTGGTGTTATGTATAGGCATCTTGTATGCACAAAGAACGCAACAGAGGTTAAAGATCCGAGGGTCCACCAGAGGAATGTGGCTCTTTCTCATATTGAAACACACCGGCTTGATGGCATCGTCTACTTTGCAGATGATACTAATATCTACTCCACTCAACTTTTCCAACATTTGAGGCAGATCAGGTACATTGCTTGCTTTGCTTTAATTGCTTAGTGTGAAATATGAACAAGAACTTTGAAAATGATGTGCCAAATGAGTGTTTTTAATAGGGCTGTCCAAAAAGCTCGTGGCTCGGAGCTTGCTcgaagctcgctcggatttagctcggaaaaagcttgCCCGATATGGCTTggtttgaaagtgagccgagccggctcggctcggttagaaagtgagcccaGCTCGGCTCGGcaattggctcggtttggctcgcttggtagctcgaattattttacttataatatattttattttaatatacatataatatattacaaaaagttgattattatttacatgtatttaggcttgtagtttgatatctatgacatatttaaaggttgattgtcgtgctaatgaacaaatattgtatttacttgaaatataaaacttattttgcgttgttaaACGTGATTTTGACTTATAATGTATTAGGTTGgacttattttgaatatgttcttttgaagtattggataatattttagaatactgaattttgagagctatatattagtttttatttttaaaatcgagccaaaccaagccgagctgagccagctcggtttaaaaccaagccgagcccgagcttgcccTAGCTCGGCTTGGCTCGACTCATGAACATCCCTAGTTTTTAATagtgtaatgatagaatagaactTGTTTTATGTTACACGATTCATTTTTGAGATAATATAAACTTTTAAGAAACAATTGTATTTTGGGTTGAAGGCGTTTCGGTACTTGGCAAGTAGCCAAACTAAAGAAGAGCACACGGGTAGCTGCTACTTTTGTGGGACCTATCTGTAACGGGACGCAAGTGATTGGATGGCATACAACTAATGTCATGAGAAGATATCACGCAGAGTTATCAGGCTTTGCTTTCAACAGCACTATCCTTTGGgatccaaaacaatggcaccgcCCTTCGACTCAACGTATCCGGCACCTTGATACTGTCAAGGACTTGTTCCAAGTTAGTCTGTTATATTCTGAAAACTGGTTATTTATTTTTGAGCAGAATATAAAATGATTTTAGTTGTGCTTGACAGGCAAGCGCGTTCATTGAACAAGTTGTGGAGGGCGAGACAGAAATGGAAGGGATACCAGAGGAGTGCTCAGAGGTATTAG
The sequence above is drawn from the Helianthus annuus cultivar XRQ/B chromosome 12, HanXRQr2.0-SUNRISE, whole genome shotgun sequence genome and encodes:
- the LOC110895739 gene encoding probable beta-1,4-xylosyltransferase IRX9H isoform X1, with the translated sequence MRRTLSPVPRPGTSLGGGGESTSVAVAIGSPLSKCNHDPSSSFASTQYGFFVLNLFPKTSSRSLEKQKPKGNAWRRPFFHFFLCFLVGVFLGFTPIVSLTTSTYVHSRSQAFSFQQLGKVQLYDVVNHVMSANMLKNDSVKQESQTLETGFGKFLIIVTTTPTRGYYLHRLAHTLKTVEPPLLWVVVEMTRQSRETSEILRKSGVMYRHLVCTKNATEVKDPRVHQRNVALSHIETHRLDGIVYFADDTNIYSTQLFQHLRQIRRFGTWQVAKLKKSTRVAATFVGPICNGTQVIGWHTTNVMRRYHAELSGFAFNSTILWDPKQWHRPSTQRIRHLDTVKDLFQASAFIEQVVEGETEMEGIPEECSEVLVWYVPMEIDQLSSSNATILDPLSISM
- the LOC110895739 gene encoding probable beta-1,4-xylosyltransferase IRX9H isoform X2, giving the protein MSANMLKNDSVKQESQTLETGFGKFLIIVTTTPTRGYYLHRLAHTLKTVEPPLLWVVVEMTRQSRETSEILRKSGVMYRHLVCTKNATEVKDPRVHQRNVALSHIETHRLDGIVYFADDTNIYSTQLFQHLRQIRRFGTWQVAKLKKSTRVAATFVGPICNGTQVIGWHTTNVMRRYHAELSGFAFNSTILWDPKQWHRPSTQRIRHLDTVKDLFQASAFIEQVVEGETEMEGIPEECSEVLVWYVPMEIDQLSSSNATILDPLSISM